The Setaria viridis chromosome 6, Setaria_viridis_v4.0, whole genome shotgun sequence genome contains a region encoding:
- the LOC117862010 gene encoding GDT1-like protein 5 produces the protein MAPSLLGGFTKSLAMTVLSEIGDKTFFAAAILAMRHPRKLVLAGCLTALTVMTALSACLGWAAPNLISRKWTHHVTTLLFFGFGIWSLWEGFKEDGDSEELAEVEAELDAAFKSNKGESKNKSKANEDTKKQQRPFLMQFFSPIFIKAFSITFFGEWGDKSQIATIGLAADENPFGVVLGGIIAQALCTTAAVLGGKSLASQISEKMVELSSGVLFLLFGIMSLLSGPEGEL, from the exons atggcgccgtCTCTGCTCGGG GGGTTCACCAAGTCGCTGGCCATGACGGTGCTCTCCGAGATCGGGGACAAGACCTTCTTCGCCGCCGCG ATTCTGGCCATGCGCCATCCCAGGAAGCTCGTCCTGGCAGGCTGTTTGACTGCACTAACA GTGATGACAGCTCTATCAGCCTGTCTAGGTTGGGCTGCACCAAATCTG ATATCACGTAAATGGACTCATCATGTGACCACTCTTCTGTTCTTTGGATTTGGCATTTGGTCATTGTGGGAAGGCTTCAAAGAAGACGG AGATTCAGAAGAATTGGCTGAAGTGGAAGCAGAACTG GATGCTGCCTTTAAGAGTAACAAAGGTGAATCTAAAAATAAATCTAAG GCAAATGAGGATACAAAGAAACAGCAAAGGCCGTTTCTGATGCAGTTTTTCTCACCAATTTTTATAAAG GCATTCTCTATTACTTTCTTTGGCGAGTGGGGTGACAAGAGCCAG ATTGCTACTATTGGCTTGGCTGCTGATGAGAACCCATTTGGTGTTGTGCTTGGTGGAATCAT AGCGCAAGCACTCTGCACAACTGCTGCTGTCCTCGGCGGAAAGAGCCTAGCGTCGCAGATATCTGAGAAGATG GTTGAACTGTCAAGTGGAGTACTCTTCCTGCTATTCGGCATCATGTCGTTGCTCTCAGGGCCAGAGGGAGAATTGTAA
- the LOC117859582 gene encoding uncharacterized protein, with the protein MGVQEDPRPSGGLNGLYGVQFAGQSLYSDDEAVKTSIMDSSTCESQEGVGSSRRLLIRQLWQQRPPCLKPIHCSLSCDKHVGETIANVVTSLPFIVLGLQTPRKNLNTALYANSLIGVGIASSLYHTSRGEIRKYMRWADYTMIATSTLCLSRALRDENPKFLMAASTLLLPFQPLMVSAIHTGIMEVSFAKRASIEPELKMAHNLHKMSSLLGGALFIADDVFPQTSYLHAAWHLAAALGVSTCNKLLE; encoded by the exons ATGGGAGTCCAAGAAGATCCAAGGCCTTCTGGGGGCCTGAATGGCCTCTACGGGGTACAGTTTGCGGGTCAGTCGCTATACAGTGATGATGAAGCTGTCAAAACTAGCATTATGGATTCTTCAACTTGTGAATCGCAGGAGGGTGTTGGCTCGAGCCGGCGTTTGCTAATCCG GCAACTATGGCAGCAGAGACCCCCATGCTTGAAGCCCATCCATTGTAGCCTCTCAT GTGATAAACATGTTGGCGAAACTATTGCTAATGTTGTCACCTCACTTCCTTTCATTGTTCTTGGACTGCAAACTCCAAG AAAGAACTTGAATACTGCACTTTATGCAAACTCGTTAATTGGAGTTGGAATAGCTTCTAGCTTGTACCATACTTCACGAGGAGAAATCAGAAAGTATATGAGATGGGCGGACTATACAATGATTGCCACTTCAACACTA TGCCTATCAAGAGCTCTTCGGGATGAGAATCCGAAGTTTCTAATGGCAGCATCAACATTACTCCTACCATTTCAACCCTTGATGGTTTCAGCCATCCACACTGGGATAATGGAG GTCTCATTTGCTAAAAGAGCATCAATAGAACCAGAGCTCAAGATGGCGCATAACCTACACAAGATGTCGTCTTTACTGGGAGGCGCCCTATTCATTGCTGATGATGTCTTCCCACAAACTTCCTACCTCCATGCTGCCTGGCATCTAGCTGCGGCACTGGGGGTCAGCACCTGCAACAAGCTTCTTGAGTGA